A window of [Ruminococcus] lactaris ATCC 29176 genomic DNA:
TTTTGACAAAAAATAGTACAGAAAAGTTAAATGTTTGTGAAAAATGCCACAATGCCTTTACTTTATTACGTTTTTATAAAAAAATAGCCGCCAAGAAGAAAATTTCCCCTTAACGACTATATAAACTACGATTCAATCTTGTTCATCGCTTTCCTAAACTGGAAATAAAACAAAATTGCAGTAAAGGTTACTGCTATGAAATCTGCTACCGGCTCTGCAAGGTAAACACCCATGGTTTTGTCTGAAACCATATGCGGCATAATATAAATCAATGGTAACAGCAGAATAAATTTTCTTGTAACTGCCACAATGATAGAACTTATCGCATTGCCAAGAGCTGTAAAGGTCATCTGGCATGCAATCTGAATACCAAATAAAAACATGACTGCCATATAGATACGCAGAGCTTTTGATGCAAACTCGATCATAGCTGTCTCCGGAGTAAAAATACTTACAAAGAATTGTGGCAAAAGCATTACCGCCAGCCAAAGTGTGACAGAATAAATCAGGCTTACTGTTAACAAAACACGAAAGGTCTTTTTTACACGTTCCGTATTGTTTGCTCCATAATTATAGCTTGTAATTGGCTGCGCTCCCTGTGCAATTCCCTGTAAAGGAAGCATTGCAAACTGCATGACACTGGTAAGAATCGTCATTGCACCTACCGCAATATCTCCGCCATATTTCAGCAGGGAAGAATTAAAGCATACGGATATAACGCTTTCACTCGCCTGCATAATAAATGCTGCAGTTCCAAGTGCAATGCACGGGAACACAACTTTGGGCTTTATATTCAGATTCTTACGTTTCAGTCTAAGTATTGATTTCTTACTGCACAAAAATGTCACAACGACGATACATGAAACCGCCTGCGAAATAACAGTTGCCAAAGCAGCACCACGCACACCCATATTTAATCCAAAAATCATAATCGGATCAAGCACAATGTTTAGAGTTGCTCCGATAGCAACGGATACCATGGATATCTTTGTAAACCCTTCAGCAGTTACAAATGCATTCATGCCCAATGTCAGCTGCACAAACAATGTTCCAAACGCATATATGTTCAAATAGGAAACAGCATATTCAATCGTATTTTCACTGGCTCCAAAAGCTAACAGCAAATTTTCTCCAAACAGTAAAAGTACCACTGTCAGAACGATTGAAACAATTACCTGTAAAAGAAAACATCCACCAAGCGTTTGCTCTGCACTGTCCATATCTCCTTTTCCCATCGAAATAGAAGCACGTGGCGCACCTCCTGAACTTACAAGTCCTGCAAATGCCGACACAATCATAATAATAGGCATGGTCACACCGACACCCGTCAGAGCAAGACTGCCTGCATCCGGTATATGACCGATAAAGATCCTATCAACAATGTTATACAACATATTGATCAACTGTGCTATCACCGTAGGAATTGCCAACTTAAAAAGCAATTTTCCAACGGGCTGCGTACCTAAAAAATCCTTGTTATTTTCCACGATAAACCTCTCCTAATCATTCAAATATTCTTTGATATTTCTGTTTACTTGCTCTGTAAACCTATGTAGGGCTTCTATTTCTTCTTTTGAAAATCCTGCGAATACTATTTCACAAAATTTGCCTTGTGCCACACGCCCGGCTGCAATTATGTCCCTTGCTTTATCCGCCACACTTAAGTGAATGGTTCTGTGATTTCCTCCCTTATGTTCCCCTAAAATCAATCCTCGTTCCTGTAAGGAACGAATAGAAATAGATACATGAGATTTTGCAAGATGACGGTATTTTACAATCTGAGTAGCTGTATCATATTGCGGATTATTTGTTAAAAACATAAGAACTGTAAACTCCATATAAGTCAATTCGTATTTTTCACAAACAGGAGATACCATATTTTCATACAATTCTTCTACATCAACACAATGTGCAAAATAATTTTTCACAAACGCACCTTCTTTCATTTTGAACTGTTCGTTTTTGAACTTTTTTAATATACATCTCTAACTATTCTTTGTCAAGAAAATGCTTACGAAAAAATTACACGATATGCGATTCTTGACGGACAGTATTCTAAAGAACAGAAAGGATTGTGGTTCATGAGCGTGACCGCAAAAGAAGCATTGAGACAACTCAGGAAGTGGAAATCTATTTTAATTTTATTGGAAAATATTTACCACCACATTTCGGTGAGGTGGAAATGACACCAGAAGAAATTGAAGAAATGAAGAAGCGGGAAGCCAGAAAAGACAGGCTTCATCAGAATTACTTGAAAAGGAAAGCAAATGGCAAGCAGCAAGAATACTATGAACGGACAAAGGCAAAAAAGAAAGCGGAGATGGATGCAAAAAAAGAGGAAATCCGTCAGGAAGATATTGCAAAGGGTGTGTTCGTGCCGGTATCACTGCTTCCACCAGCAGAACCGAAGAAAGGAGTTGCATCAGCATGAGCGAATTAGAAAGAAGCATTCACGATGACAGCAACGATCTGGATTATATCCTTGTCGGGGAAATCTATCTGCCACTGATCGCTGTACCGGAAGAAAAGCGTGATATTGGCTTTTATGGAAGCCTTCACAGAAACTATCTGAAGGACTACAAAAGTGGCTTATATTCCTATCTGACATTGACTGGAAAGCTTTGGACTTACCTTGCAGACTTAAATGAGCAGTGCGTAGAACGCAGAGATTTTCTCATGAATCAGATTATGAAACAGGAAGGCATTTCGGAAGAATTGAAAACCAGAGATCAAATGGAATGGATCCGCCAGGCAAACAATGTGAGAAGCCGGGTAGATGAAATCATTTTGAACGAATTGGTCTATGTATAGGAGGAGCTTATGAGATACCGAATTGAATATGCAGACGGAAGATGCTGTAATTTTGCAAACAGTAGAAAAGATTTGTTAGATTGGCTGAAAGCATTGAAAGATGAAAAAGTTGTTGATATCCGAAAAGTGTACAAAAACGGTGTTACAGATTCTGTGATAGACAGCTATCGCAGTTATCTGAAACAGTGAAAGGGGTGGACAGTCATGGTAATTGTAAAACTCATTATAAGGATCCTGTTATTGCCAGTGCGTATAAGTCTGACAATCGTACAACTGGTGGTCATGTTCATTACATGGCTGTCCGCAACTGTATTTCATATCCTGTCAGGGATTATCTGTATCACAGCTATATTAGGGTATGGATTCGGGCAGGAAATTAAGCAATGACGATAATGTATGAAAGAAATAAATTGAGTATTATAGCAATAAAATAAGAGCAGTAGGGAGTCGTGCCAATTTTGTGACGGTTTCCTTTTTAATTGTTGGATGATTGAGAAAAGCTTGTTAAGTCAGGAAGCATTTGCACAGGCAGTAGGTGTTTCTTTTACAACTGTCACTCGGTGGGAATCAGGAAAATGCAAACCGACTTTTAAGACTATGAAATTGATAGATGATTTTTGTAAAGCTCAAGGAATTGATTTTAATATCAGTGATGAGTTGATCGATAAAGAGTAGGATCAGACCTAAAAAATAAAAACGGAGAGATTATATGTTTACAACGATTGAATTATTTGCAGGTGCAGGTGGTCTTGCATTGGGAATAGAGAAAGCAGGTTTTAAAACACTGGCATTAAATGAGTTCAACGCAGATGCTTGTGCAACATTGAGAAAGAATAGACCAAATTGGAATGTTATTGAAGGTGATGTGGCAGAAATATCTGGTCTTGATTTAGAGGAATATTTTTCTGTTAGAAAAGGTGAATTAGATTTATTATCCGGTGGAGCACCTTGTCAAGCTTTTTCCTATGCCGGTAAAAAACTTGGATTGGAAGATG
This region includes:
- a CDS encoding MATE family efflux transporter, with the translated sequence MENNKDFLGTQPVGKLLFKLAIPTVIAQLINMLYNIVDRIFIGHIPDAGSLALTGVGVTMPIIMIVSAFAGLVSSGGAPRASISMGKGDMDSAEQTLGGCFLLQVIVSIVLTVVLLLFGENLLLAFGASENTIEYAVSYLNIYAFGTLFVQLTLGMNAFVTAEGFTKISMVSVAIGATLNIVLDPIMIFGLNMGVRGAALATVISQAVSCIVVVTFLCSKKSILRLKRKNLNIKPKVVFPCIALGTAAFIMQASESVISVCFNSSLLKYGGDIAVGAMTILTSVMQFAMLPLQGIAQGAQPITSYNYGANNTERVKKTFRVLLTVSLIYSVTLWLAVMLLPQFFVSIFTPETAMIEFASKALRIYMAVMFLFGIQIACQMTFTALGNAISSIIVAVTRKFILLLPLIYIMPHMVSDKTMGVYLAEPVADFIAVTFTAILFYFQFRKAMNKIES
- a CDS encoding MarR family winged helix-turn-helix transcriptional regulator codes for the protein MKNYFAHCVDVEELYENMVSPVCEKYELTYMEFTVLMFLTNNPQYDTATQIVKYRHLAKSHVSISIRSLQERGLILGEHKGGNHRTIHLSVADKARDIIAAGRVAQGKFCEIVFAGFSKEEIEALHRFTEQVNRNIKEYLND
- a CDS encoding TnpV protein translates to MSELERSIHDDSNDLDYILVGEIYLPLIAVPEEKRDIGFYGSLHRNYLKDYKSGLYSYLTLTGKLWTYLADLNEQCVERRDFLMNQIMKQEGISEELKTRDQMEWIRQANNVRSRVDEIILNELVYV
- a CDS encoding helix-turn-helix domain-containing protein gives rise to the protein MIEKSLLSQEAFAQAVGVSFTTVTRWESGKCKPTFKTMKLIDDFCKAQGIDFNISDELIDKE
- a CDS encoding DNA cytosine methyltransferase, which gives rise to MFTTIELFAGAGGLALGIEKAGFKTLALNEFNADACATLRKNRPNWNVIEGDVAEISGLDLEEYFSVRKGELDLLSGGAPCQAFSYAGKKLGLEDARGTLFYHYATFLEKLQPKMFLFENVWCNCFYKMISALK